A stretch of DNA from Acanthopagrus latus isolate v.2019 chromosome 7, fAcaLat1.1, whole genome shotgun sequence:
aaggagtagttcaccccataaaaagaaaattcagtcatcatctcctcacccGCATGCTGACGAAGTTGTGTAGTCCACTAAACAATTCAGTTGCgtcatagcaaaaaaaaaactggcattcgactgaacaactgaagcataAAAAGATCCtgaaatcccaaattgattcgcaaagatgttatttacacccgCGTGCATCCACTTCAGTCCAGGTGCGAGTTAACACCTTGAGCgtaacagctacagtgaagattttggcttcaAAGAcgatataaaaaaacatcttttcaaatgaatacaGGATCTTGGGACTTCCAGATACTTGGATTATGCTAGACGAGCTGTATGAAGACAGATTGTTTctgtctacttcagttgttcaggagaacacTGGacttccatcagcatgaagctgaggagatgatgactgaacttTATCTTTAAGTTTCACATTCATCCTCTGATTTTACTCTTGTCACGCTGAATTATTTtaacacactgtacacactaaAGCCTGCGCACCACACAGAACAAAGCTCGGTATCACCACCATCACAGAGATGATTTTTATGGCAGTTCCCTCGTCAGATCTTTTTggaaactgaataaaaaaaaaaaaaaaaaaaactcctttaaACAAAAAGTAGTCAGTGCTGGTTTACataaaaacattgtgttcaccagtgtttcccaccataacaacacatttacacacagtgaCACTCGCTCGACTCTTTCCTGGATTCAAATGAACTTCTTCTCACCAGAATCACCCACATGTGGAGACACTGGCATCCAGCCATTACAgtaaacaagaaagaaaatataacaaaataatatgaACTCATCTACATATAAAGCCAAGATCCTGCTTCAGTTTCAAGTTAGGTTTTTGGTCCACTAGCTTCcactgctgaatgtgttttccttctttcattGGTCTCCTGAAAAACTCAAACATGGAGGTTTTCTTTCCGTGTTTTCATCTAAATCTGCACGAATTCTCCACTGGGTGGGAAAATGTCAGCAACGAGATGAAAGACTGACTTTGGACAAAAACcaacatgtttctgcttttcaaGACGGATCGATGAAGCAAACGTTTTGGGGAAAATACATTCAGGCGAGGTGAGTGGATCAGCAGGTGACTCAAAAAGGTTCGCTGGACTTTAACGGTCCATCTTATGACTTTGGTTCAAGTGAGCTtaaaaagtgtttctgtttcGATGTCAGCAGCCTGTTTGTCGTCACACGCGTTACCTCTGAAATGTTTAACACCTCCTAAAAATAAGTTCGATACGGTTGCCACTCAAAAAGTTGTACCGTCGGTGCCATCTTGTTCTCTATTTTCTACAACTACTAAGTGTTGTCAACTTAAAAACGATGCCTGCCAGGGGCATCTTACAAGAGAAATATCCTATTAAAAATATCTGTTAATTATAAAAGAAGAAGCGTCAGGTGTCGTCTGTTGTCGCTCCGGAGAGGCGGAGCGCTGCTGGCCTCCATCACCACTGCATGTTCATCAATCAGACACCCGACCTTTGACCCTCTGGGGTAGTGATCAACCACAGCCAGGGTGCTCACCTAGGCTGTATTTGTGTATctctgtgttagtgtgtgttacGTGTGTCTACGGCTGCAGTGCATTATCACCAGGATCCAGAAAGGACTCGACACAAACTGACCGTCAAGTTTCCCCCTTTCACTGTTTCCCGGTTCCACTGATGTTTAGAGAAACTTTCGGCTGtttggctgaaagaaaaaaacgtcCAGCTCTTCACAAAATGTGGCTTGTTTGTTGGAGCCAGTATCAGGATAGAAAAGCTGGTGTTTTGGCGTCCGTACGCTGGTGACCGGTGGAGTCTATTCACAGGCGAAGTAGTCTTTGAGTGGTGCGAACAGATGCCTGATGACAGGGACGCTCCAGGACCGGCCCAGGAGCTTCTGTCTGGCACCACGACCCATGTTGGACACGTCTGTGTAGTGGACCGGGAAGCCGAAGATCCTGCAGGAGTCAGAGACACACAACCACCGTTAGAATCACAAGATATCGAGGTATTAAGATAATGAATACactttaatttttgggtgaagcattcattaaaaagctgaagcgtgtgttttttcctgctcacCTCTCCAGCTCAGTGCACCACAGTATGTCCTCCTTCCCGTTCATCAGCACCGGGAAGTGTTGATCCTTCCCTTGTTTGATGGAGTTGGAGCGGGTAGTGATTGTACGCACCTTCCCAAACtaaaaaaataccacaaaaaaaacaaatacaccgTCAAGCAAATGCAACCAAGTTTGCGAGTAAGAACTGTGAAGAGCGTCTTTTTCTGTAGAGTTTGAACCTTGGCGACTCTGCCGTGCTCCAGAcagtcctgcagctccagcttgtCCATCCCAGAGGCACACAGAGGCCTGAAACATGGAGGAGGAACCACATTTAGTCTTAAGTCTGCTGTCATAGAGGAGAGATCAGGACTCAAGCGTCTCTCTGAGTTGAGTTCCCTCTCCAACCTGTTCATGCCCGGCAGGTTTCCCCAGAAGTATCGGGCACGGTGAGCAGCAGAGACCTCGATAGCGTCGATCATCACAGGGTTACACTGCGGATAAAACACATGACGACACACAGCGATTAACTCATTAACTCGTGATGATCATACAGTCAGTGGATCGAAAGAGATACTTATGCTTACAGGAAGTACAGTTTTATGTTCATTAGCTGTTTAAATGTTAACGTGGTCGTATCTTCTGGTCGACTTCTGGTTCATGTTTGTGATATCAACTGTCCGTCCGTCTGACTCACCTCCAGGAATCGTGAGATGTCCCTCTTGTCGTTGACGCCCATGGCGACCACGTTCTCAAACATCCAGAAGAACGGCCGGTTCTCTCCTTCTTTGGGCTTGGCTTCGCTCAGCAGGCGATAAAACTCAAAGAACAACCTCCCTGTGCCCTCTGGAGCAGAAAGACGGCGTCAGGAAAGCAAGAAAACATCGTCAACCAATCGATTATATCCACAGAGAAGGTAAGCATCAGAAACAGCCTTTAAATAATTAACAATCAACAATTAAATTGCCTTTAAATGAAGAGGAAACTCGCAAAATACACTCAGATTATATGATTAAAATTCAAATATAGAATGGAAGAATTAAATCCTCAGTGATATGAGTTCCTCTGGCTGGTTCTTACCGTAGAGGCCTTTCCTGGCAGGATTGACGATCGACAGGTCGTTGCAGGGACTTCCTCCGATCACCAGGTCAAACGGACCCCActccagcagctgaaggagacaaCAGCACCACCAAGTGTTAGACTGAGGGAACGACAGCTACTGCATGAATAAATCAACACAACGTTTTTACTTTGACAAAAGTTAGATTAAAGGACCAAAAATGATCCAAATCCAGACCGTGATGTCTGCAGATGTTTTCTCCTTTCAGCACAAATCTCTGAAGAAGCTTTAAAGTTCAaactaattattatttattaatctgttgattatatCCAAGACCTGTGAATTAACTGTttgatcaaaaaacaaacatctgactgGTGTAAAAAACACCCATCAAAACTTTTTAAAGCCCAAGTTAGTCAGTCCAAAAGTcaaataaattcagtttaatacaataaaaaaattatGTTAACTTACTTAAGTAATTTCTTGCAACATATGTATTAATAGTTGCtgattaatatattttttattgacGGATTAATGAATAAACGCAACTCTAAATATAGATTATTCATAGAAACGGCATTAGACGACCAATTAACCCCCAAATCTGAAGTCTCACATCTGCTCCCCCTTTTGTCCTCGCTCAGCTTTTCACATACAAACCCTTCCATCCATACAAGAGTCCTTttacagaggacaaagagacaaagaaagaaagagaagaggaagaaagaaagaaagaaagacagaaagaaagaaagaaagaaagaaagaaagacaaagaaagaaagaaagagaagaaagaacaggaggtggaggtggggtgCTTTTAATCTCTCTTACGTAAAAGCTAATAGGGAGCAGAGCCGTGAACCCCTaaacactctctcactctctctctctcttgctcgctcgctcgcccacacacacacactcacacacacacacacacacttaaagcgTGACTAACAAGTGAAAGGGTTTCTGAGGAGATTTACGGAGGTTAAAGCTGCTCTTTGTCCTCTGCCCTGAGCCACgtcactgcagctgctcggcttgcctgtgtgtgtgtgtgtgtgtgtgtgtgtgtgtgtgtgtgtgtgtgtgtgttaatacactgatATGGATAACACTCTCTTGTCTTGTCTGAGCTAATAAACCGACTGCTCAGTCACATCTGACTGTGAATTcaggatttattttgttgtttagtaAAAGTTTGAAGGTTGTTAATCTTTCTTACGTTTTTCCTGGTGATGTCTCTGACGTCGTGGACATACTGGATCTTTCCTTCATGTCTGACGACACCCACTGAGATGGAGTCCTCACACACCTCCGACGCCACGTACTGGTCCACCTTAAAACCAAGGTCCCTCAGAACCAGGTAgcctggaaacaaacacagacacagtttgaaCGATGGCCGGCGGTGTTACATCACATTCAGGATGTTAGTGATTAATCATAAATCGTTTAATCGCTCGTCTCATTCTGAAATCTGGAGGGAGGTGAGCTCGTGCAGACTGTGACCATGTTTCCACAGCAGACTTTAGAATGAGATTCCTCGTTGAGTGAGACTTTTCTGTCTGGTGCACAAACAGGTCTGTCTCTGTAGGAATCATTTCCATAATCTTGGATGTGAACAACCGTTCTGCAGGATTTCTCTTGCAGCCATTTTACTGGACTGATTCCAAAACATTTGGTTAGTATGAATCAATCGTTTCCCTTTGAAGAAGCCAACTACAGATTCAAACAAATGACTTAAAAGACACATTcagtccctctctctcacacacacacacacacacacacacacacacacacacacacacacacacacacacacacacacacacacacacacacttctcctcACCAGTTGCAATGCCATCAAACAGGGAGAGCACTCTGATTGGTCGTCTTTGCTCTGCAGGGACTGCTGGGTAAATCTTTGGTTTCTCCTGCAACATCAACAGAAGAAGACGAATCACATTTTAGCTTTAATTCATTTGGTGTCTGTCAGAATTATCAGGATTAAAAGCTCCGCTGCTTCATTCCTTCTGAGGAACAGACAGTCCAAAAGTGTCGGCCATGAAAAatactatttttcttttcacttcacgataaaacattttgttatctGCATTACTGGAAGACTGTTGACCTGCAAGCTGAAATGTTCCATTCTGATGCAATCCGACTGCGTTCTGCCTCAGAACTGTGATCACAACATGAACACtgaatgataacaacaaaagtGCTGTGTTTCAGAAATGTGGCTCGAAGAAGAAATAAGACATAAAGAGAAGTTCGATATGAACTTTCAATCTTCTTTGACACGTGACTCCATAAAGagacaaattgttttatttgcatcatGTTTAGAGGTCCGGGGATGTAAAACCGATTTagaaaaagttagaaaaatatAACATCTTGTCAATCacattagagctgcaatgatttaaTGATTAGTTGTCATTCTTAAATCAATAAACGGGTGTTTATAGAAaacattctctgattccagcttcttaaacgtggttttatttcctccattataaaaagaacatttttgggTTGCAgataaaaaacaagacatttaaggatGTGATTTTGGGAGACagtgatcaacatttttcaccattatCTGACATGTAATGGATCAAACAAGAAATTAATTCAGAAATAATCAACCCATCAACAGGAAATACAACCTAAATCATATCACAGccccctcagatttatcttgcCTTCCCTAGACTGAGAACCACTGACACAGagcataaaaacagattttacagAGAGACTCACAAACTCTTGTCCTTTGTCGTTGGCGAAGAACTCCTGCAGCTTGAGGCTCCAGTCGTGCCGTCGCTTCAGGACGCCGTACTGCAGCAGCGGCTGGCACATGTAGCAGCGCCACGGGTCCAGATACCGAGCGTTGTTAGACGCTCCGGGGTCGACCAGGATGTCCAGACAGTCGACGCAGaaacacctggaggaggaggcgagagagagaggaggtgaacgGACAGATAAACACATGAGTGGAGACCGAGGAGCTGATGTAGgaactgtttctgtgtgtgtgtgtgtgtgtgtcggaccTGCAGCAGTTGGCGTTGCCGCAGAGCAGAACCTCCCGACCTCCGCAGCAGACGGTGCAGTAGGACTGGTAACCGTCGTCATCGTACATGTAGGACATCTCCAGGTAAACGTCCTGAACACACACGGAGAAAAAAACTTTATCGACACGATTCACGTCTGTCTTTACTGAAACCCAGAGATGAgaagtaacaaagtacaaatacttagttactgtacttcagtacatgtttcatgtatctgTACCTCTCaacacctgaacacaaacacctgaactttctcctcctcacagcttcagaacagcctcgttactttagtttgatgcatctgaggtgaattctggattcttgttataGCGAGACAAGAGAAAGACGCAAGAAGGACATTTCGTTTGCCcaatttcaacataaaaacacaaaagatatTAATCTAGAGATTCCTAAAAgtagaaacagacacaaaatatttcttaacACACTAAAACTCATTTGAACTTAGTCCATATTTTAGTTTCTGTGATATGTGGATTTTTACGAGCAGAGTACAAAGATGTTTTCTAACAGACATGCAGCTCTTCTTTGTGCCTGCGTCAGtattttcactgtgatgttttttttcttgtttgcagCGAACATCACACAgcgtgatgatgtcatcacatgCGTACAACGTGATATGGCAGAAGACTGAAGTCTGAGCTTCCTGTTCTAACTGTCACTGTCGGCATTTTAGAGGAATTCAAACAGGATCGTGTAAACAACGATCTGACGTTAGTGTTGTCGCCGCTGTACCTTGCATGTTTGGCACAGGCCTCCTTCAAACAGCGGGTGGAAGGTTGCTGCTCTCATCTTTCcacaagagagacagaaatctgccaaaaccaaaaccaataCACATCAGTCAGCAGTTAGTAATGTTCTCAATAATCTGCGTGAGTCATTGACAAACAAGCAGAAGCACACGATGTGAGGGACAGAGTGTTTACCTTCTATACTTCTTTTATTCTTTAGAACTTCATTCACCATTTGTTCTGAGGGAAAAAGAAGGACGATGTTAACAAGGCTGGAGGATGTTTACAGGAGATCTCTTTCCAAAGTTTCAGTTGTCAGAGGCGAGTAGGGATCCGTGAAAGAACAAAGACAAGTCAAATGAAAGTCCAGGatagaaatacacatttaacaTGTCAGTGAGCAGAAATGACCGAAAAccaaacaagtatttttttcagaGCTGTCTCTGAGCTCTACCTCTGCTGTAGGACTC
This window harbors:
- the dnmt3bb.1 gene encoding DNA (cytosine-5)-methyltransferase 3B isoform X1; the protein is MVMFEKESGQTLDQSTATAMPSNKYSAAIMEESNNMAATAPVNGDTPPAEGLSENDSGVELTNENSPLTAAEPPSPFSPKQNGDAASPQDDNQCTRGNRKRNRKKSVEEETTWDSYSEDKSSGAPQLSLRQTPRPRTIFQAGLTPHSNTKPRRQNRKLEHSTSLCVGGPRVAGGVPESPRLELMEQDSKDSAQSSITSSSSEIQPEYNDNKGFGIGELVWGKIKGFSWWPGIVVTWRATGKRQASHGMRWLQWFGDGKFSEVSADKLDSITAFPKFFSQASYTKLASYRRAIFQALEMASIRAEKTFTPCESDNPDDQVKPMLDWANGGFLPKGEEGLKPTHTADSNPLDHQVLDVALPEYFPSAKRPKVSLCKNKAAPEESYSREQMVNEVLKNKRSIEDFCLSCGKMRAATFHPLFEGGLCQTCKDVYLEMSYMYDDDGYQSYCTVCCGGREVLLCGNANCCRCFCVDCLDILVDPGASNNARYLDPWRCYMCQPLLQYGVLKRRHDWSLKLQEFFANDKGQEFEKPKIYPAVPAEQRRPIRVLSLFDGIATGYLVLRDLGFKVDQYVASEVCEDSISVGVVRHEGKIQYVHDVRDITRKNLLEWGPFDLVIGGSPCNDLSIVNPARKGLYEGTGRLFFEFYRLLSEAKPKEGENRPFFWMFENVVAMGVNDKRDISRFLECNPVMIDAIEVSAAHRARYFWGNLPGMNRLERELNSERRLSPDLSSMTADLRLNVVPPPCFRPLCASGMDKLELQDCLEHGRVAKFGKVRTITTRSNSIKQGKDQHFPVLMNGKEDILWCTELERIFGFPVHYTDVSNMGRGARQKLLGRSWSVPVIRHLFAPLKDYFACE
- the dnmt3bb.1 gene encoding DNA (cytosine-5)-methyltransferase 3B isoform X2; protein product: MVMFEKESGQTLDQSTATAMPSNKYSAAIMEESNNMAATAPVNGDTPPAEGLSENDSGVELTNENSPLTAAEPPSPFSPKQNGDAASPQDDNQCTRGNRKRNRKKSVEEETTWDSYSEDKSSGAPQLSLRQTPRPRTIFQAGLTPHSNTKPRRQNRKLEHSTSLCVGGPRVAGGVPESPRLELMEQDSKDSAQSSITSSSSEIQPEYNDNKGFGIGELVWGKIKGFSWWPGIVVTWRATGKRQASHGMRWLQWFGDGKFSEVSADKLDSITAFPKFFSQASYTKLASYRRAIFQALEMASIRAEKTFTPCESDNPDDQVKPMLDWANGGFLPKGEEGLKPTHTADSNPLDHQVLDVALPEYFPSAKRPKVSLCKNKAAPEESYSREQMVNEVLKNKRSIEDFCLSCGKMRAATFHPLFEGGLCQTCKDVYLEMSYMYDDDGYQSYCTVCCGGREVLLCGNANCCRCFCVDCLDILVDPGASNNARYLDPWRCYMCQPLLQYGVLKRRHDWSLKLQEFFANDKGQEFEKPKIYPAVPAEQRRPIRVLSLFDGIATGYLVLRDLGFKVDQYVASEVCEDSISVGVVRHEGKIQYVHDVRDITRKNLLEWGPFDLVIGGSPCNDLSIVNPARKGLYEGTGRLFFEFYRLLSEAKPKEGENRPFFWMFENVVAMGVNDKRDISRFLECNPVMIDAIEVSAAHRARYFWGNLPGMNRPLCASGMDKLELQDCLEHGRVAKFGKVRTITTRSNSIKQGKDQHFPVLMNGKEDILWCTELERIFGFPVHYTDVSNMGRGARQKLLGRSWSVPVIRHLFAPLKDYFACE